The proteins below are encoded in one region of Triticum aestivum cultivar Chinese Spring chromosome 1B, IWGSC CS RefSeq v2.1, whole genome shotgun sequence:
- the LOC123086590 gene encoding uncharacterized protein: MKHFSGFKFEKKMASMRNGAEGGSQLRTSPSQRFLERPLRNLLTIWPAAATFLGMWVLVLAGKQAATSSCRQKLLTGVAWLLTPFAMPLTSRRWTTAVAGRILLFSIQRKQSESARASLVLPSQPSFC; encoded by the exons ATGAAGCATTTTTCAGGCTTCAAGTTTGAGAAGAAGATGGCATCAATGAGGAATGGAGCCGAGGGTGGTTCACAGTTGCGAACATCGCCGTCTCAACGCTTTTTGGAGCGCCCCTTGAGGAATCTG TTGACGATTTGGCCGGCAGCAGCAACATTTCTTGGCATGTGGGTGCTGGTTTTGGCGGGCAAGCAAGCAGCAACGAGCAGCTGCAGGCAAAAGCTACTAACAG GTGTTGCTTGGCTCCTGACTCCCTTCGCCATGCCACTCACCTCGCGTCGCTGGACCACCGCGGTCGCTGGCAGAATCCTTTTGTTTAGTATCCAGCGCAAGCAATCTGAATCCGCACGCGCAAGCCTTGTGTTGCCGAGTCAGCCCTCCTTCTGCTGA